The window CGTCTCAACCGCGAGCACGTCGGCGCCCGCCGCGGCCAGCGCCGCGAGGCGCGGGCGGTGCCACGCCCGCAGCTCGGCCACCGTCATCCCGTAGTCGCCGGTGTACTCGCTGCCGTCGGCACGGGCCGCACCGAAGGGCCCGACCGACGCAGCCACCCACGCGTCGGTCGGCGCGAGACCCGCCGCGTCGCGCGCCTCGCGCGCGATCTCGACACTGCGGGTGAGGAGCGCGTCGACCTCGCTCCGGTCCATCCCCACGGCAGCGAGACCCTCGTAGCTGACCTGATACGACCCCGAGACGGCCACCCGGGCACCGGCGGCGAAGTACGCCTCGTGGGCGCGGCGCACCGCGCCGGGATCATCCCGCAGGAGCCGCGCCGTCCACAGGTGCGACGACAGGTCGTGCCCGTGGGCTTCGAGCAGCGTGCCGAGGCCGCCGTCGAGCACCACGGTCCCCCGCGTCAGGGCCTCGGCGAGTGTCGGCACGGCGCCAGTGTAGATCGCGCGGATGTCACGATCCGGACGACCCCGTCGACGCCGCCCCCGTCGACGCGGGCGCGCCGGGGCGGCTGACGACGGTCTGCAGCAGCGCGGTGAGTCCCGCCAGTCCGTCCGCGCGCGCGTACGCCGCGGCGAGCGAGCGCGCCCGCTCGCGGAACGAGGGCTCACCCAGCACCCGCTCCACCGCCTGACCGACCGCCCCGGTCGACGGCGTCGAGGTGCGCAGGTTGACGCCGGCCCCCGTCCACCCGACTCGGGCGCTCACCTCGACCTTGTCCTCGGTCTGACCGGCGACCACCAGCGGCACCCCCGCGGCGAGGGCCTGTTGCACACCGCCGTACCCGCCGTTGGTCACCATGACATCGACTCGAGGGAGCAAACGGTCGTAGGGGAGGTACCGCGCGACCCGGGCGTTCGCCGGCACCCGGGCCCCGAGCGCCTCGACCGGACGGCCGCCCGTCGACACGACGACGAGCACATCCCGCTCGGCGAGCGCCTCGAGCGTCGGCCCGACGAGCTGATCGAAGTCGCTGTTGGCGATCGTGCCCTGCGTGACGTGGACCACGGGGCGATCGGTGTCGAGGTCGTCCCACCAGGCGGGAACAGAGGAGTCGGATGCCGCGGGCGTCAGGGGCCCCACGAAGTGCACGTTCGGGGCGAGATCCGAGCGCGGGTACTCGAAGGCCGAGACGCTGAACTGCGCGATCGCGTCCGCGTGGCGCGGCCAGTCGAGGAAGAGGCCGCCGAACGTCGCGCCCACCTCGCGCCGGCTGAGCGCGTCGGCCTCGCGCTGGACGCCGCCGAAGATGACGTGCCGAGCGGCCACGCGCAGTGCGGCGTTGCGCGCCCGGCCCATCCACCCCGCTCGCGGCGTGACGCCGAGGCCGAAGGGCGCCGTGTCGCGGCTGGGAACCCCGAGTGGGAAGATCCCGAGCACGATCACCGGCACCCGCTCACGGTCGGGGAGGTGGAGGGCGAGCGCCGACCCGAGGAAGAGCGGTTCGGTGAGCACGGCGTCGATCGGGTGTGCGGCGAGTTCCGCGCGCACCATCGCGAGCTGCGCCGGTGCGGGTCGGAGGAAGAGGGTGCTCATGTCGAAGCGCAGCGCAGCGGGCCCCGTCAGTCCGACCCGGTCGGGAAAGGCCTCGTCGGCGTGGTCGAGATCGACATCGGCGTCGTCGGTCATCGCGACGAGTTCGGCACCCGCCGCCTGCACCTGCGCCGCGTACCGCCGGCTGGTGAGGAAGCGCACGGTGTCACCCCGGTCGACGAGGTGACGGGCGATGCGCAGCAGCGGCATGACGTGGCCGTGGGCGGGTGTGCAGGTGATGAGAAAGGTGGACATGAGCGGACTCCCCCGTAGAATCGATAACCCCAGGAAGTATTCACTACCCCGTGAGGTTAGTCAATAGATGTCTCCCCCCGCAGCCGCCGGCCGCAGCTACCGCTCGGAGCTTCGCGCGCAGCAGGCGATGCAGACGCGACGGAAGATCGTCGCCGCCGCCGCCGATCTCTTCGCCACGCAGGGCTATCAGGCCACGACCCTCGCCGCGATCGCGCGGCGCGCCGGCGTCTCGGCCGAGACCGTCAAGGCCGCGGCGTCGAAGGCGGAGCTGCTCATCGCCGCCTTCGAGGTCACGTTCGCCGGCACCGAGGCCGCACCGTCACTGGCCGAGACCGAGGTCGCCGCCGACGTGCTCGACCTTCCGGACGAGGTGTTCCTCACCACGGTGATCCGCCAGATCGGAAGTGCCAATGCCCGCGGGTACGCCCTGTGGACGGTGCTGCTCGGCGCCGCCGCATCCGATCCCGTGGTCGAGGCAGCGCTGCAGGGCATCCTCGACCGTCGCGCCGCCGACTACCGTCGGCTCGTCGACGAATTGATCGCACGCCGCCTCGTCCCCTCATCCGCCGATCCACCGGGCCGCGCGGCCGCCGTGTCGTTCCTCCTCTCCCCCGAGGGGTATCAGCAACTCGTCGGTCAGTCGGGCTGGACCCACGAGGCCTACCTGAGGTGGGCGGAGCGCGCCGTGCGCGCCGAGATGTCCGCGAGCGCGGGGTAGCCTGGCGCCGTGGCGCGGACACCGATGGAATGGACCGGGGATGTCGTGGCGGGAGCCTGGCTGCGCGACCGACTCGACCCCGACGGCCCGGAGGGGGGCGCGACCATGCACGCCTGGGTGCCGCGCGGGTACGAGGCCTATGCGCGCATCTTCCACCCGGCTGACCGTGATCGCCCCGTCGGGCGCTCCTGGCCGCCGCTTCCCTACGGTCGCCACCACCGGGAGTGGGCGGCCTTCCAGGCCGACGCACCGCAGATCGACGCCGAGCGGGTGAGTTGGGCCACCGTGGCCGAGGCCTTCGGCACCACCATGCACGCCCAGGCGCAGTGGCACGGCGTCGTCGGCTCCCGTGAGGTCGAGGGTGAGGACGGGCCGAGGGATGCCGCGGGCTGGCGC of the Microbacterium invictum genome contains:
- the mmuM gene encoding homocysteine S-methyltransferase, whose amino-acid sequence is MPTLAEALTRGTVVLDGGLGTLLEAHGHDLSSHLWTARLLRDDPGAVRRAHEAYFAAGARVAVSGSYQVSYEGLAAVGMDRSEVDALLTRSVEIAREARDAAGLAPTDAWVAASVGPFGAARADGSEYTGDYGMTVAELRAWHRPRLAALAAAGADVLAVETIPSLAEVEAICAELAEVDLPAWVSVTISDDGMLRTGELLAEAAGIAASLSCVVGVGLNCCDPRGVTGALGVLRPAVDLPLLVYPNSGEAWRAAERRWSGAGRSLADDAAAWRAAGARGIGGCCRVGPDEIRAIADALG
- a CDS encoding glycosyltransferase, whose translation is MSTFLITCTPAHGHVMPLLRIARHLVDRGDTVRFLTSRRYAAQVQAAGAELVAMTDDADVDLDHADEAFPDRVGLTGPAALRFDMSTLFLRPAPAQLAMVRAELAAHPIDAVLTEPLFLGSALALHLPDRERVPVIVLGIFPLGVPSRDTAPFGLGVTPRAGWMGRARNAALRVAARHVIFGGVQREADALSRREVGATFGGLFLDWPRHADAIAQFSVSAFEYPRSDLAPNVHFVGPLTPAASDSSVPAWWDDLDTDRPVVHVTQGTIANSDFDQLVGPTLEALAERDVLVVVSTGGRPVEALGARVPANARVARYLPYDRLLPRVDVMVTNGGYGGVQQALAAGVPLVVAGQTEDKVEVSARVGWTGAGVNLRTSTPSTGAVGQAVERVLGEPSFRERARSLAAAYARADGLAGLTALLQTVVSRPGAPASTGAASTGSSGS
- a CDS encoding helix-turn-helix domain-containing protein — encoded protein: MSPPAAAGRSYRSELRAQQAMQTRRKIVAAAADLFATQGYQATTLAAIARRAGVSAETVKAAASKAELLIAAFEVTFAGTEAAPSLAETEVAADVLDLPDEVFLTTVIRQIGSANARGYALWTVLLGAAASDPVVEAALQGILDRRAADYRRLVDELIARRLVPSSADPPGRAAAVSFLLSPEGYQQLVGQSGWTHEAYLRWAERAVRAEMSASAG